In the Burkholderiales bacterium genome, TTCGATCAGGTTCAGGCGGGCGTGATCCTCGAGGACGATTGCGTGCCGCACCCCAGCTTTTTCCCGTTCGCGGCCGAATTGCTCGACAGATACCGGGACGACGAGCGCATATGCATGATCTCGGGCGACAATTTCTTGTTCGGCCAGCGGCGCACGCCCTACAGCTACTATTTTTCCCGCTACACCCATATCTGGGGATGGGCAAGCTGGCGGCGGGCGTGGGCGCTTTACGATCACGGGATGACCCTCTGGCCCGAACTGCGGGAAGGCGGATGGCTGATGGACATACTCGGCGAGGCGGCGGCTGCGCGATACTGGTCGGCCATATTCGACGCCACCCACGCCGACCTCAACAGTTCGTGGGCCTATCGCTGGACCTTTGCGGCGTGGGCGAGTTCGTCACTGACCGTGATACCGGCGGTAAATCTCGTCTCCAACATCGGGTTCGGCGAGGCCGCGACCCACACCGTCAACCGTTCGAACCGCTTTGCGGCCCTGCCGGTGTCCGAGATGGTATTTCCACTGTCGCATCCGCCCTACGTGATCCGCAACGACCGGGCCGACCGATTCACGCAGAAGCGAATGTTTACCACGGCCTGGTGGCGCCGGGCCGCCGGCAGGATCCTGCGTGGCGCAACCAG is a window encoding:
- a CDS encoding glycosyltransferase family 2 protein, yielding AAVRRLVEKIDWPCRVDTLFREANLGCKKAVSEAITWFFDQVQAGVILEDDCVPHPSFFPFAAELLDRYRDDERICMISGDNFLFGQRRTPYSYYFSRYTHIWGWASWRRAWALYDHGMTLWPELREGGWLMDILGEAAAARYWSAIFDATHADLNSSWAYRWTFAAWASSSLTVIPAVNLVSNIGFGEAATHTVNRSNRFAALPVSEMVFPLSHPPYVIRNDRADRFTQKRMFTTAWWRRAAGRILRGATSLRDAR